A segment of the Corylus avellana chromosome ca2, CavTom2PMs-1.0 genome:
gtgACTTGAGGATAGAAGCCCAAACTTGGCATTTTTTACTCTATCTGAATATTCTTTACCTATTTTGGCCGAACATTCACCTCCGTGACCGAATGTTTGCCCTTTGGATAGAATGTTCGAAGAGAGCCCAGAATGCATAAAAGTAGGGTGTTGTGACCTTTTAGCAAAGCGTATTCAATTAGGACCTTTTGTGTCTTTAGCAAACCCTCTAGCACTGCGTATAAAGATAGCTATATTTTGTTATAGCAGGGATTCAAAATGTCAGACGACTCAAGCGAGCGTACGAGCTATGTAAAGTGTAAACACTTACAACtacttttcttaaaaacataCGATATGTCAGCTAACCGAGCACTTGTATGATATGAGCTTGTTTACTCTTTTATGtaacttggtaactgtcttAATAATTGGATTAATAacatgcatcgtatgacatggtacaccggtacatgtGGTATAATAGTCATGgacttactatatatacttgattctatagtcaaatgtgtgcaGATGTGTTCCCAACCAGGAAACCTGGAAACCAGGACCATGGAGGCGggaaatttcaatttcaaattttgacgGGAAATTCAAAACCAACTTTTGTCGAGGCGGTTGACCAAACCGAGAGAGTATCGGTCGCTCCACGTGTCAATACCGGGTCAGACGTCTTTTCAGTTGCCGACTGTCAATTGTCACGTGGAATTCACAGAGGCGCCTTTTCTACCGCATTTATTGCGCATCTTGGGATAAACTTTGGTTTTTAACGCCCTTATCCCTACTTTATAAAACCTCTCTTTCTAGGGTTTCTTTCTTATTCGCACCAAGTCTCTATGTCACTTGTTCTTTTCTGATATGTTTTCCTTTCTACACTACTCTTTCTTCATTGCTCTGTTTTGACTATGTCTCAAGGAGAAGGTTCAGGGTCTGATGGTGGCTTGGGTAAGACTTACCCAGCCTTGTGGAAGCCCGATCTAACCTCGGCCAAAGAGCGCCGAATTAGATTGGACTATTACATCCCTAAATCGGTGAAACTTCGTTTCGACGACGAGAAGAAGGGCCCTATCGTGGATGCTGGGAGCCACGAGATCTGCCTTTATGAAGAAATGTTTTGGGCAGGCCTCAAGCTCCCTTTCCCCAAAATTGTTCTCGAGCTCCCTAGTCGCTTGAATCTAGTTCCCCACCAGTTGGTTCCTAATGGCTGGAGGATTTTTTTGCCTATGTGGTTGTTTGGCCCATGGCCCTTGGAGAAGGAAAGAACTTGATGGTTTCGGAGTTTCTCTGGATATACCAACTCCAAAAGAACCCCAACAGTGATGGACTTTACAGCTTCCAATCAAGACGgggaaaaattttctttatggaTAAGACCTTCACCAGTAACCATAActggaaaaacaaatatttctttgCTCAGGGGCTGTGGGAATTTGCTCCTGGAGAGAAGGCGGAAGGGACTCGAGTGCCTCGGGAGACGACTACCCCTCATCTGGGTCTTCACAAGAGTTTGGGTTTGTTGGAGGACAAGACAGACCGAGTTAACACGGTTCTGGCCTGGGTTCACAGGCATGAGTCTATCATGACCTTCAAGCAACTGGTTACGACCGGTGCACTGAACCGCTACCTATATGTTGGTAGAGAGGACGTCGGTGGGTCTCAGAGGAGACCCTCTCGCCTAGCTGTTTATATGGGCCCTCCGGCAGCCAACACTCGAGGCGCTACCCCTCGGAAGCCTATATTGGATAAAGGCAAACAGAAGGTAGACGAGTCTAGGGTAGGGAAAACCCTATGCTTGGTGGACGAGCCCGAGGAACGTGAGGCTCCTccaatgaagaaaaagaggTTGGTAAAGGGCAAGGGCCCCACCGTCGAGACCGAAAAGAGGAAATCCCTTTTTTCGATCTATTCGCCATTTGGAGGAAGGCTAACCCAGAGCCTGATGTGGCTCCTATAACAGCCTACGAGAAAATTCTCGCCAATCATCCGATTGCTGCCACTCCTCTGGCAGCAAGCCCTCTAGAACCTCTTGGAGTTGCTGTTACTACTACTATCCATGTGGAGTCGGTGTCACCGGTCCATTCTGGTCCAGATTTTGAACATCTTTAGGTTGATCCATTTTTGGACAGCTCGGTGGGGATGGATGCGGAAGAGAATAGGCCGCATGCTGATATAGAAGAAGTGAGGCCTCGGGTGCTGTCCTTGATAGCCGAGGAGCAACCTCAGATTCTGACCTCTGTGCCCGAGGTTTCATCTAAGGCACCGACCCCAGCTCCTGAGGCCGAGGCTGGTGCCTGTTCTGAGGCCTCAGGCTATTCCCAGGTGAAGCCCCGGAATGTAGAATGGACTGTGGGAGAGCCCCTGTCTCGGTTTGGTGGAGAATTGATAGGAAACCCACTTCAAGCTTTGATAGAGCTGGTTCCCCAGGAGAGCTTGACGGGCGAACGAGACATCTCTGCCAGGGGAATGGCAGAATCAATGTTATTTAACCAGTTGTGTGTAAGTATCACTCTTCaggttttctttttgcttgagTCATATTCTGCTTGACTAACTTTATCTATTGCAGGGAGTTATGAAGTCAATAATTTCATATTGCTACATGAGGAAGTTTCTTCAGGATTCCGCCTTGGAATCGGAGAGCCTCCGTAACAGGCTTGTAGCTACTAAGGGTGAGAATGCTAAATTGAAGGATACGCTGGCTCAGCAAGACAAAGAACAGCTCCTTCTTGGCCCGCAGCAGTTAGCAGCTCAGGCTGAGTTTGAACAAACCGAGTCCAGGGTCTCGGCTCTATCTTTCAAGCTGCAAACCCTCTGTGCCGATCACTTAAAGCTTCAAGAGGATCATTCCATCATAAAGGAGGACCTGTATCAACTTGAGCAGAAGCACGGGGAGGTCTTGGAGCAGTTAAAGGCTTCTCAAGCGGAGGTTGCCGGCCAAAATACGAAAATTGAAGAAGTTACCAAAGGTCAGGCAGTTGCTGAGGAGGGACTTAAATTTTTCCGAGGAAAGCTTGAAGAGACGAAGCTACGACTTAAAGAGGCCAAGGCCCAATCCTCCAACTACTTAGAACAACTATCGTATTCTTCTTGGACTTGGGATAGTGCTTGGGCCGATGGGGTCATTCTTGGTTTTGAGACCTTTTGGTCTTGGGCTAAGGACCCTGCTTGCACCATTGACCTTGGTATGGTCGAGCCTGAGACCATTCTTGTTTCTGATAAGGCTTTGAAACAGCTTATCAATCTCAGGTCGGATTTGATGCCAGATGCTGAAGGGATCGATAGATTTGCTCATCAGCTTTTTTCTAGTTCTGAGGAGTCCTCGGGTGATGAAAGGACTACTTTTGGTCTTGGTGCCGAGACCCCACCTGCTACTAAGGCTCCCTCTGACGACCCCAAAGAAGGCTAAACCTCTTTTGCTTGTTACAAAGTAGTTAGTATATTTGATTCTTTTGTAAATAACAAACTTGCAATTTTAATgaagtgttttatatttatttcttggAATGAATTGGCAATGCTTTTTGAACATGCTCTGGATGGATTACTTTTCCTGAAGTTTGTTTAACCTTTTTTGAGCACacatttttttaaggatttctGCTCTTGACAGGCTACTTGTTTGACTTTCTTTGaacacacctttttttttctcgaagGTTTTACGTTCTTTACAAGTCATTAGTTTGAACCTTCTTTAgacacaccttgtttgaagGTTTTACGTCCTTTACAGGTTGTTAGTTTTAACCTTCTTTGGACACAACTTTTTTGAAGGTTTTGTCTCGGGAAAGTTATAAATCTTTTTGATGATCTTTCAGTTGTTTACCCTGAGGGTAGTTTTAATTTACTTTGCTTTGAAATATTTAGAAGGTGATTGAAATTTCAggagattcttttattttaaaacgtAATGAAAATTATAGGGAAAATAAGAATCAAATGACAATTAAATAAGAATCACCTTATTGAAATAAGCTAGATAAAGTACTTTTTGAGGTGCTCAGCATTCCATGGCCTAGGGAGTGCTTTTCCTTCCATGCACTCAAGGTAGTAAGCTCCCGCCCTTCTACACTCAATCACTTTGTAGGGTCCTTCCCAGTTTGGAGCTAATTTTCCTTTCGCAGGGTCTTTGGTAGCAATGGTGATCTTGCGTAAAACTGGGTCCCCGATCTTGAAGCTTCTGTGTTGACTCCTTTATTAAAATACCGAGCCACTTTCTCCTGGTATGCTGACATGGTTACTTGGGCCTGGTCCCGCTTTTCCTGTAGTAGGTGCAAGTGTAGTTTGAGCCCTTCATCATTAGTCTTGGAATGAAAGGACTCGACTCGGTAACTTCCCGAGCCTATCTCGGCTAGGATGACCGCCTTGGTCCCGAAAGCGAAGGCATATGGAGTCTCCTTGGTGGGTATTCTTTTGGTTGTTCGACATGCCCACAAAACTTCTGGAAGATCATCTGCCCAATCTCCCTTCTGATCTCCAAGTTTCTTCTtcagaattttaaaaattgtcttGTTGGTGGCTTCTACTTGCCCATTTGCCTGGGGATGAGATGGGGAGAAGTAATAGTTTCTTACATGAAGTTTTGCACACCATTCTCGGAATGACTCGCAGTCAAATTGCTTCCCATTATCAGTTATAAACGCATGAGGAATACCATAGCGGCATATGACGTTCTTCCATAAGAACCGTTCGATGCTCTTGGCTGTAATATTCACTAGGGCCTCTActtctgcccatttggtgaaataatctACTGCTACAACTGTGAACCGAACACCCCCTTTCCACGAGATAGTGGTCCTACTATATGCACCCCCCATTGTGAGAAAGGCCGTGGCGAAGAGATTGAACTCAAATCTTCTGGGGGTTGCTTTGCAATGTTGGCAAAGTGTTGGCATTTGTCATAATTTTTGACTGTCTCTACCGAGTCCCGACTCATATTTGGCCAGTAGAAACCGGCCCTGATTGCTTTAAGCGCCAATACTCTTGCTCCCGAGTGGCCGCCGCAGATACCTTCATGAATCTTGCGAAGGACATAATCACCTTCTTCCTTAGAAATACACTTGAGGAGTGGTAGCATAAAGCCCCGTTTGTATAGAGCCCTGTTAATGATAGTGAATCTGGCAGCTCTAGTTTTAACTTGCGTTGCCGACTTCTTATCTAACGGGAGAACTCCTTGTTCCAAATACTCCCTTATGCTCCTCTGCCATTTCGGTACGGTCTCGGTAACCGAGATCGAGACAGTGTCGGTTATGGCAGGTCTTGCTAAAGTATGGATTGACTCTTCAGGCTCTTCAGTACTGCTAACTGCTGTCGATGCCATTTGGGCTAACTGGTCAGCTCGTTCATTCTCTTCTCTTGGGATCTTATAATACAGAATTTCTTGAATGCATTCTGTAACATTTGTACTTTTGATAAGTACTGCTTCATTTTACCTCCTCTGGCTTCAAACTCTCCTTGGATGTGCCCGACAATCACCTGCAAGTCACTCCGTAGTTCAACAAACTCAGCTCCCATCTCTCGGGCCAAACCAAGTCCTGCTAGAACTGCCTCATACTCGGCCTCATTATTGGTGGTCTTGAATTCCAACCTTAGGGAACTGCATAATTCTTCTCCATCCAGGGTGATTAATACAACACCGGCTCCTTCGTTTTTCCTTGTAGAGGATCCATCTACATAGACTACCCATGTCTCGTCTTTTTGCCATTCTTGGGTCATAGGCAGGTTGGTGAATTCTGTCAAGAAATCAGCCAACATCTGCCCCTTGATAGCATTTCTTGGGCAGGAAttcaatatcaaattctccaAGTTCGATTGCCCAATTAGCTAGTCTNNNNNNNNNNNNNNNNNNNNNNNNNNNNNNNNNNNNNNNNNNNNNNNNNNNNNNNNNNNNNNNNNNNNNNNNNNNNNNNNNNNNNNNNNNNNNNNNNNNNcctaaatttatttatttattttttcaatctttatttataatttttattagttgggatgaaaatttttgagttaagttgaaattttttgagttgagttgaattgagtttaaaaaattgccaaacatgaatttagaaaaaaattttgtttgagttggaaaatcttgcttcccaaacaaggcctaattaactattctttgtttttcttataaGAAATTACCAACAATCCCTTTAATCTTCAAAATTAAAAGcggaaaaaaaaacccaaaaaatcacaaaatgtggaaaataattcaatttttttttttttcaaaaaaaaaattattataaaaatgtaaatttggcACAAACTGTGTTGTAGGAATTCATCAAACTCAGCATCTAAAActgcgatatatatatattctctttgagcatttgagaaaaatatttttttttattaatattatttaaaaaaacatgtgaaaagCATATACTATTGGCATTTAACTAGGGTGaaagaattttccttcaataTAGTTTGTAGAAGCGAAAAGGAATGAAGGTGGGTCTCTATATATGAGTCTATAAATAGGAACCGAACACAATGCCGAGAGTCCCTAATTAAATAGAAGTTATGGGTTCTAAGAAGTTTGCTCTTCTTCTTATTGGGGTTTTGctcttttttgttgttaattaaatgattaaatttaccatcttcttattagtttaagcttttgcaCAATTAGTGATTTAGCATAGTATTAGAGCCAAATGTCCTGAGTtggaaccttgactccgtcattTACCTCccatttcaataaaatatttcatgtgttcgGCATCACCTAATAAAAGGGAGCTCACATGTGAGAGgcagtgttaaagtattgattaaatgattaaatttacctcttcatatatattagcttaagcatttaaaaaaagtatGATTTAACTCCACcttcctaaaaaaataagaaaaatatatatatatatatatatatatatatacatatatatctatatgagagagagagaaaaaagaagtgaGTATTGTGTTATGGTCTTTTCCTTCTTGATCCAATCCTCTATTCTCTCCTTGTCGCAGCAAGAATATAGGATACCAAATTatggtattattttattaggaagctgtataaaagttttatttgttaGTTGTATTTTGGTAGGTTTAGGGGTTAAACGCCTTCTCAAATATActaatctcaaaagtttaaacttataaaaaataaataatttaaccattaatttaattaatattcaaacattTTTCCTAACATATGGGctcaaattaattaactccCTCTTAATAAGTGATGCCcaaacacgtgaaatatttaattaatatagatACAAATTTCCTAGGCTCCAGTTTGTAGAAAAATTTTGTccataattaattgaaatggaagTTGAATGACACACACAATGTTCGAACTAATGACATTTTTCTTGACTagtatgttaaattatcacttatcatGAAAGCTTGAAATATaagaaatagtaaattaatcatttaattaatattataacataataaattattaattatttcaaaagctaTGACTaatagaaaaaaaggaaagttttGTTTTGACTAGTACTCTATATCattgcctttatttattttagattataaagcataaagttttttttttttttttttgacatgtccacacaagagggggaagaggggattcgaactaatgacctccgcttcatgaggcgtggtttcTAGCCGATTGAACTTCCCATTGAGGACaaccataaaatttataatttaaccaaagaaagaaaatttgttttcCAGACAAATACTTTACTTTATTTAAGTACCATTACAAGACCCTTGcctaacaattaaaaatttaacatttgGATGAAGACAATATGGATGCGTAAAACAATATGGAAATCCTCATACTGCTGAGACAAACAAATGAACATACATTtccagaaagaaaaacaaaaaataaataaaataaacaaacaaacatacatcTTAATTAACTCCAAGAAAGTGTTCCAGTTGGTGCAGGgagttgttttttcttcttccaattgTTCTTAATTCATTGCTTGTCTAGAACTTAGTTTTGATGTAATCAACAATGTTGGACCATGGATCTGCAAGTAAAGCCCAACGGGCCCCAAACCCGACCTAAGCTAGACAAAACCCGACAAGGCCTCGGACGAGGTTTCCCCGAGGAGGCTTCGTAAACCGAGAAGGTCTCGGGCTTGGACTCCGAGTCTGAGACTAGGTAAGTATCAGATGCCAGATCCGAGACGCTTCTTCTCGGATTAAAACGAACAAGTGCCAAGGGTGAAACTGTCATTCTACAACTAAGGATATGCAAATGTTCAAATTCATACCAGTGAATATTATCCTACATTCAAAATAAGCCTTTTACAAACAATCCCCGCACAAACGGGATAAGttgttattcaaattcaaaaggcaatCTAATTCAAACGAAGGCCTTATCACTTGGTCCCAAGATTCCTCCCTTATCAAAATAACTGCAAATCAGATATTCAAGGATAAGAATCCCAAGATGTGCGGGAAACAAATTgtactccatgcctataaatataGCTCTCAATTCCCATCAAAGGTAAGCGCAATCCTAGCTCTACAAACTTTGGTTGCTTAAACActttctgacttaggcatcggagctcccCCGCTGGGACACCCCGGGGGCTCTAATCGTATTTGTTCTCTCGTGTGTGTAGCCTGAAGCGTCCACGAAGCTGTCTGCACCACCTCAagcgtgccacgtcaccatcccGAACAACTGTGTATCAACAGTTTGGCACCGTCTGTGGGAACAAGCACTATTTCTTCAAGTTTCATTCATTTGATCAATTCTCGTTATTCCGGAATGAATACACGCTCCCAATCCGTGCGACAGCCCGGCATACCTCCTGGGGCTACTGGAGCTCCTCCTGAGTTAGCAGATTTCATGAAGCAGATGACTGAATCCATGAAGGCTTTGCAAAAGCAAAACGAAGACCTTGCCACAAGGCTCACGATCTCCAAGGGCCAAAACAACCGAAGGGATTAGGAGTGGGAGGAAAGAAGAACcaagaggaaagaagagaggCGCGAGAGGGAGAGACACACTGAAATCCATAGGGGAAAAAGGCCCCAAGGTTTTGACGACGAAGATGACGCAAGTTCAGCTCAAGCGAGCCATCCCAATACTGTTCAGAACGAAAGAGGCAGCCAGTGAACAAACCCCGAAAGGTCTCGTCGTACTAGATCTCGACGGGAGCAATCTGTCTGCCAGGAGGACCGTCATACTGAAGGGTATAATGAGAGCAACATTAATGCTAACTTGCAGGAGCTTAAGAAAAAATGTGAAGAAATGGCTCGTCAAATAGCTAATGGCAGAGATCAATCCAATGCCGGGGAACTCATGGAAAACACAAATCTTCTCTTCACCCCTCGAGTCATGAATTTTCCTCTCCCTGACAACGAGTTAATCTCTATGATGGCACCGGGGATCCAACGGACTACATGGAGAGTCTTCGTGCACATTTCATTCTTCATGGGACCCCAGACGCAATTTCATGTAGGGTTTTTCCTCTAACTTTAGCTGGAGTAGCTAAAGATTGGTTCGGCAAACTTCCGGCCAATTCAATAGATGATTTCAAGACTCTTGGCTGTCTCTTCTTAAGTCAGTTTTTGGCTACCCgaaggaggaaaaagaatccAGCTTATTTGATGTCCCTTGTTTAGGGAAAGGAGGAGTCGTTAAAAGAATTCATGCTCAGATTCAACCAGGAGAAATTGATGATTGAAAATCCGAATGAGCAGACAGTACTTGATGCTTTGATGCACGGGGTAAGAGCTGAAGGGTCATTGATGGCCGAACTGTCGAAAAGTACTAAGTTAGTGACTTTCAGTCAGTTCATGAAAAAGGTTGATGAGTACATTAATCAAGAAGAAACTGTCCAGGCTCTCATGAAGAACCAAAGGGAAGAAATCAAAGCCAAGAATGGTATGGGGAAGGTAGCGTCGGCTGGTGTTGgagaaaaggaggagaaaaatgTGAAGAAATCGGAGAAGGTGGTCCTATCATACCCAAGGATGGACCCTCGGAAATTGCAGAGCACGAAGTTCACTCCACTAAATACTAGCATGACTGAGGTATTCATGGAGATAAGGAGGGATCCTGCCTTCAAATCGCTGAACAAGCTAAAAGGCAACCCTAAGAGACGTGATCCTTAGAAATACTGCGAGTATCACCGTGACCATGGACATTTAACCGAGGAGTGCATATCCTTGAGGTAGGAGATTGAGAATCACATCAGATATGGGAAGTTGGTGAAATTCCTAGCAGGTGAGAGGAATCCGTGAAGAAATGAAGAGCCTAAGTTACTAGAGGGAAACCAAGAAGCTCCCAGAAACTGAGAAGTAAGGCCGAGAGAAGATTGGTATGCTGAACCGATGCACGATCAGTAGGCGAAATCAAGACGAGACCGGGAAGTTCATCAGCCTCGCCATCAGGATATAGTAAGGGAGATCCACACCATCTCGGGAGGACTAGCTGGTGGAGGAGTTTCTAGTTCATCTAGAAAAGCTTACGCAAGGAGAACAAAGGCTGATGATGAAGTGCTGTCGATAGGAAGACCTTCAAAAGTAGCAAAGAAGGAGGTGATGGCTATATCCTTCTCCAAAGAGGATGCCAGGAGGGGTAATATTTCCCCATGATGATGCATTAGTAGTTACATTAACGGTTGCTAACCATAAAATCCACCGAGTCTTGGTGGACAATGGTAGTTCGGCTGACATTTTATATTGGCCAGTCTTCAAACAAATGGGTGTCGACCGAGATAGGATTCAACCGTTTGATTCACCATTGGTAGGCTTTGCTGGAGAACAAGTCTAGCCAATGGGACTCATTTCCCTCCCGGTTACCGTGGGGACAGCTCCTAGATAGTCCACAACTATGGTGGATTTCCTGGTGATTGACTGACCATCTGCATACAATGCCATCATTGGCCGGCCGTCCCTTAATAAGTTGAAGGCTGTAACCTCCATTTAccatttgatgatgaagtttcCTACCGAAGAAGAAGTAGGAGAGGTAAGAGGAGATCAAGTTACAACAAGGAAATGTTATAATATTTCCCTGAAGAAATCAGAACCTGCTCCTTTGACGATCGGTGTGGTAGGTAGCCGAAGCAAAGATCCCTTAAAAGGGGAACCTGCCAAGCCCTTGGAGGACGTGAAGCTGGAAGAGGGAAAAGTAGTAAAAGTAGGAACATAGCTCACCTTGAAAATTCGAGACTCTCTCATAACTTTTCTCCAAGAAATTATGAAGGTGTTTACATGGACTCACAAAGATATGCCGAAAATCAGTCCCGATGACATTNNNNNNNNNNNNNNNNNNNNNNNNNNNNNNNNNNNNNNNNNNNNNNNNNNNNNNNNNNNNNNNNNNNNNNNNNNNNNNNNNNNNNNNNNNNNNNNNNNNNTTAAGAGTAGTAATTACTAACGTTCCTGCTCTGCTAGTTAATGTGctttggacgaatttttttgttgtttagcccacaagatctccatcaacaattaaataattgatgcagtgcaacttgactttgatatcaattaatgcAGCGTGTAGTGATTAGTTTGCCAAgacaaacaagataagaattacaactcttcttaaaactaATACTCAATCAAAgatttaatgtggatagaaaagaaaaccactcttaaaagtgtttttcattgatcactggtcaaaataacataataaattaaggctatagatagccattacatatatttatactacctagactcctgaacctaagaaaacgctcaaataaaagtttgtttacaaaaatttattggagcttgtctgaacgtgtaagaggctctttcgaacctaacctaactatggtttcctcgcattcttacatgaattctcaattcacacagcagctcgttttaacccaactttaaacaagtgcatctatgaataactcattcgaacccaacttcatatgagttattgaacgagctattttgtcaactcgttttaaagcttgttcaaacataaacaacatacgagcaattttgtacggcttttcaattttctttttacggtctattttaactcagtaaacatttgaattagaaaaacttaatgaaatatgactttgtaaccctctaaatgagctttccaacgccattaattatgtccccatatgatgtcagaatcgctatatatgtcccttttgttaaagcaaatatgattgaaaattgtcctctatcaacaaccttcattattcgacctatggcccacgaaggaatgtgggtcaaacacggtagaggattttctccgatccattttggattggagaatatccaattaataattaggatctctTGAAAGATCCTAAggtcataaatgaaacatatgtcccattgatagaaataataataaaatattacatatattttaaatttaattaaaaaaataataataagaagttttaaaaaataataaaatattaaggggtggtcggaccaccccagttgggcttggggtggcccagccaccacCTTGGGTGTTTCGGCTactctaaatttatttatttattttttctatctttatttataatttttatcaattgggttgaaaatttttgagttaagttgaaattttttgaattgagttgaattgagtttaaaaaattgccaaacttgaatttagaaaaaatttgagatttagttggaaaatcttgcttcccaaacaaggcccAAATATTCTTGTTGATTGTTAAGAGTAGTAATTACTAACGTTCCTACTCTGCTAGTTAACGCGctttggacgaatttttttgttgtttagcccacaagatctccatcaacaattaaataattgatgcagtgcaacttaattttgatatcaattaatgcAGCGTGTCGTGATTAGTTTGCCAAgacaaacaagataagaatcacaactcttcttaaaactaataatcaatcaaggatttaatgtggatagaaaagaaaaccactcttaaaagtatttttcatcGATAAccggtcaaaataacataataaattaaggctatagatagccattacatatatttatactacctagactcctgaacctaagaaaacgctcaaataaaagtttgtttacaaaaatttattggagcttgCCTGAATGTGTAAGACGCTCTTTTGAATCTAACTATGGTTTCCTCGTATTCTTACTTGAATTCTCAATTCACACAGCAGctcgttctaacccaactttaGACGTGTGCATCTATAAATAACTCATTCGAAAccaacttcatatgagttattgaacgagctattttgtcaactcgttttaaagcttgttcaaacataaacCACGGACGAGCAATTTTGTAcagcttttcaattttctttttacggtctattttaactcagtaaacatttgaattagaaaaacttaatgaaatatgactttgtaaccctctaaatgagctttccaatgccattaaTTATGTTCCCATATGATGTCAGAATCGCTATATAAgtcccttttgttaaagcaaatatgatagaaaattgtcctctatcaacaaccttcattaatattcgacctatggcccacgaaggaatgtgggtcaaacacgGTAGAGGCTTTTCTCCggtccattttggattggagaatatccaattaataattaggatctctctagagagatcctaaggctataaatgaaacatatgtcccattgatagaaataataataaaatattctatatattttaaatttaattaaaaaaataataataagaagtttaaaaaaa
Coding sequences within it:
- the LOC132169561 gene encoding uncharacterized protein LOC132169561 — its product is MLADFLTEFTNLPMTQEWQKDETWVVYVDGSSTRKNEGAGVVLITLDGEELCSSLRLEFKTTNNEAEYEAVLAGLGLAREMGAEFVELRSDLQVIVGHIQGEFEARGECIQEILYYKIPREENERADQLAQMASTAVSSTEEPEESIHTLARPAITDTVSISVTETVPKWQRSIREYLEQGVLPLDKKSATQVKTRAARFTIINRALYKRGFMLPLLKCISKEEGDYVLRKIHEGICGGHSGARVLALKAIRAATPRRFEFNLFATAFLTMGGAYSRTTISWKGGVRFTVVAVDYFTKWAEVEALVNITAKSIERFLWKNVICRYGIPHAFITDNGKQFDCESFREWCAKLHVRNYYFSPSHPQANGQVEATNKTIFKILKKKLGDQKGDWADDLPEVLWACRTTKRIPTKETPYAFAFGTKAVILAEIGSGSYRVESFHSKTNDEGLKLHLHLLQEKRDQAQVTMSAYQEKVARYFNKGVNTEASRSGTQFYARSPLLPKTLRKEN